From the Brassica napus cultivar Da-Ae chromosome A8, Da-Ae, whole genome shotgun sequence genome, one window contains:
- the LOC106440758 gene encoding filament-like plant protein 4, producing MDRKSWPWKKKSSSEKPAPVTDQDQENGKKASYIQISFDQYSHLNGLKDDVHKYEAQVLNLQDHIKELDSKLSTANADITSKEALVKQHSKVAEEAVSGWEKAEAEASALKTHLETVTLAKLTVEDRAAHLDGALKECMKQVRSLKEENEQKLHDVIVTNTNQMDKIRDEFESKIREFEQELLRSGAENDALSRSLQERSNMVIRISEEKSQAEAEIEHLKSNIESCEREINTLKYETHVITKELEIRNEEKNMSMRSAEVANKQHLEGVKKIAKLEAECQRLRTLVRKKLPGPGALAQMKMEVESLGRGGDYGDHRQRRSPARPSSPLMSPLSHVSDFSYDNMQKIHKENDLLTERLLAMEEETKMLKEALAKRNSELQVSRNLCARTANKLQTLEAHRMSNPPSMASMSEDGNEDARSVAGSLMSDLSQTNKTKSANQLELMDDFLEMEKLACLPSTDSDAEIPPLKKRISTLLQSLPKDAAFEKILEEVQCAIEDAGGPNVKEIAMSSETTEETVTQELAHALSQIYHFVSYLAKEATPCQYTFSQKVHELSVTLDRVLSKEKTLVDFLFDLSRVLVEASELKINVVGFNASEVEIHSPDCIDKVALPENKALKDSSREHYQCGCSQSSDSEIPDDCIGYEHKLSAVACTFTSEEFEGLKLEKEKAETNLASCEADLEATKSKLQETERLLAGVKSDLESARMSNGMAETQLKCMVESYRSLETRSSELEIELSSLKSKIENLEDELHEEKENHQEALTKCQELEEQLQRNNQTCPVTEAAPKSKQDNELAAAAEKLQECQETILLLGKQLKSMCPQTEQFPSSPSQEQALNSEEENEYAVTSTNPQDKTSSSPPYKETPSMTTMRSPVGSKHKHTNSNSSSSSSGLTPEKHSKGFSRFFSSKAK from the exons ATGGATCGTAAGAGCTGGCCATGGAAGAAGAAGTCCTCCTCTGAGAAACCTGCTCCAGTCACGGACCAGGACCAG gAAAATGGGAAGAAGGCAAGCTACATCCAGATCTCCTTTGACCAATACTCTCATCTCAATGGTTTGAAAGATGACGTTCACAAGTACGAGGCACAAGTCCTCAACCTACAAGATCACATCAAGGAGTTAGATTCCAAGCTATCTACAGCTAATGCAGATATTACATCCAAGGAGGCTTTAGTCAAACAACACTCCAAAGTCGCTGAAGAAGCCGTCTCAGGCTGGGAAAAAGCTGAAGCAGAAGCGTCCGCTTTGAAAACGCATCTCGAAACTGTGACGCTCGCCAAGCTCACCGTTGAAGACAGGGCTGCGCATCTAGACGGAGCTCTCAAGGAGTGTATGAAACAGGTaaggagtctaaaggaagagaacGAACAGAAGCTGCATGATGTCATTGTAACCAACACCAACCAAATGGACAAGATCAGAGACGAGTTCGAGTCCAAGATCCGAGAGTTCGAGCAAGAGCTGCTCCGTTCCGGAGCTGAGAACGACGCGCTGTCAAGATCACTGCAAGAGCGTTCCAACATGGTGATAAGGATAAGCGAAGAGAAGTCACAAGCAGAAGCCGAGATTGAGCATCTCAAGAGCAACATAGAGTCTTGCGAAAGGGAGATCAACACTCTTAAGTACGAAACCCATGTGATCACCAAAGAGCTCGAGATCCGCAACGAGGAGAAGAACATGAGCATGAGGTCAGCTGAAGTGGCGAACAAGCAGCATTTGGAAGGTGTCAAGAAGATTGCAAAGCTGGAAGCCGAGTGCCAGAGGCTACGCACTTTGGTAAGAAAGAAACTCCCTGGTCCTGGGGCGCTTGCGCAGATGAAAATGGAGGTTGAGAGCTTAGGGAGAGGAGGAGACTATGGAGACCATAGACAAAGGAGGTCACCTGCTAGGCCTTCTAGTCCTCTCATGTCTCCATTGTCACATGTCTCTGACTTCTCGTATGACAACATGCAGAAGATTCACAAAGAAAACGATTTGTTGACAGAGAGGTTACTTGCAATGGAAGAAGAGACAAAGATGCTTAAAGAAGCTTTGGCTAAGCGTAACAGCGAGCTTCAGGTTTCAAGAAACCTCTGTGCTAGGACAGCAAACAAGCTTCAAACATTGGAAGCTCATAGGATGAGTAATCCTCCTAGTATGGCTTCAATGTCTGAAGACGGAAACGAAGATGCTAGAAGCGTAGCTGGATCTTTGATGTCTGACCTCTCtcaaaccaacaaaacaaaGAGTGCTAACCAGTTGGAGCTTATGGATGATTTTCTAGAGATGGAGAAGTTAGCTTGTCTGCCAAGTACTGATTCTGATGCTGAGATTCCACCGCTGAAGAAAAGAATCTCTACTTTGCTTCAGTCTCTCCCCAAAGATGCTGCTTTCGAGAAGATTTTGGAAGAAGTACAATGTGCCATTGAAGATGCAGGTGGGCCTAATGTAAAGGAGATAGCCATGTCAAGTGAGACTACAGAGGAAACAGTTACACAAGAACTGGCTCATGCTCTTTCTCAGATATACCACTTTGTTTCCTACCTTGCGAAAGAAGCAACACCGTGTCAGTACACGTTCTCCCAAAAAGTTCACGAGTTATCTGTCACTTTGGACAGAGTATTGAGCAAGGAGAAGACTCTGGTGGACTTTCTGTTTGATCTCTCTCGTGTTTTAGTAGAAGCTAGTGAGCTGAAAATCAATGTGGTGGGATTTAACGCATCTGAAGTGGAGATTCACAGCCCTGACTGCATTGATAAAGTCGCTTTACCGGAAAACAAAGCTCTAAAAGATTCATCACGTGAGCATTACCAGTGTGGTTGTTCTCAGAGCTCTGATTCCGAGATTCCAGATGATTGCATCGGCTACGAACACAAGCTCTCAGCAGTTGCTTGTACATTTACTTCAGAAGAGTTTGAAGGATTGAAACTCGAGAAAGAAAAAGCAGAAACCAACCTTGCAAGCTGTGAAGCAGATCTTGAAGCAACTAAGTCGAAACTACAAGAAACAGAGCGGCTTCTTGCTGGAGTGAAGTCAGATTTGGAATCTGCTCGGATGTCTAATGGCATGGCCGAGACACAGCTCAAATGCATGGTGGAATCGTACAGATCTCTGGAAACTAGATCATCAGAGCTGGAAATCGAGTTGAGTTCTCTTAAAAGCAAAATAGAAAACTTGGAAGATGAGCTTCATGAGGAAAAGGAAAACCACCAAGAGGCTTTAACCAAATGCCAAGAACTCGAAGAGCAATTACAAAg GAACAACCAAACCTGCCCAGTAACTGAAGCTGCTCCCAAAAGCAAACAGGACAATGAACTAGCAGCAGCTGCAGAGAAGCTGCAAGAGTGTCAAGAGACTATATTGCTTCTCGGGAAGCAACTCAAATCCATGTGTCCTCAAACAGAGCAGTTTCCTTCTTCTCCAAGCCAAGAACAAGCCCTAAactcagaagaagaaaatgaatacGCAGTAACTTCCACAAATCCTCAAGACAAAACATCAAGTTCGCCTCCATACAAAGAAACACCATCGATGACTACAATGAGATCTCCTGTAGGGTCGAAACATAAACACACCAATTCAAActcatcatcctcctcctcaGGACTTACCCCTGAGAAACACTCTAAAGGATTCAGCAGATTCTTCTCCTCTAAAGCAAAGTAA